In Candidatus Manganitrophaceae bacterium, the following proteins share a genomic window:
- a CDS encoding VOC family protein encodes MKIDRLDHWVLTVRKIERSCAFYERVLGMKAMTFGKNRKALLFGNQKINLHEQGRGPAPRAARPTPGSADLCFLISTPLSEAITALRSAGVEIVEGPVSRTGATGPIRSVYLRDPDGNLIELSNPEKDATETSAL; translated from the coding sequence ATAAAAATAGATCGGCTCGATCATTGGGTTCTCACCGTGCGGAAGATCGAGCGGAGCTGCGCGTTTTATGAGCGGGTGCTGGGGATGAAGGCGATGACATTCGGAAAGAATCGAAAGGCGCTCCTTTTTGGCAATCAGAAGATTAATTTACATGAACAGGGGAGGGGGCCGGCGCCGCGCGCGGCCCGACCGACCCCCGGTTCGGCCGATCTCTGTTTTCTGATCTCTACACCTCTGTCCGAGGCGATTACGGCGCTGCGGTCCGCCGGCGTGGAGATCGTCGAAGGTCCGGTCAGTCGAACCGGTGCGACCGGGCCGATCCGCTCGGTCTATCTTCGTGATCCGGATGGAAATTTGATTGAGCTTTCTAACCCGGAAAAGGACGCAACCGAGACCAGCGCTCTGTAG
- a CDS encoding O-antigen ligase family protein, translated as MLDALLFPVKSIASVTAGINLLKWFALYLPLFFWIAKMAVERKVGWVRTPLDLPLLLYTLLVLFSLTYSIDRENTLAGIRGGYLKFVIVYLVVLHHFRTVEKLKRLATAFALSFLWIVVAGLYNYQVGELNTIGGLAALGNRHHNVVGMILGGTFPFLLLIYRRDGPLLGRVLSTGLILVGLFAVFMTLSRGTWVGVLVTVLIWGIYQNWKGVLALSVLFLLSVFSYGPHLVTQRAERLESQIGTASGRTPIWDIAVDLIQARPLFGYGYGPGIFTELYEKERLSHAAPEPKVPHEHNLFISLLIQNGIVGLVLYLWIFFGVVVLTFRTAHRLEAGPERELLILLGSGMIGEYLVHALLERNNVGFWAIPFWAMTAMALVIYSRREVRDLSFSREAVAQPVK; from the coding sequence ATGTTGGACGCCTTGCTCTTTCCGGTGAAATCGATTGCCTCGGTGACGGCGGGGATTAATCTGCTGAAGTGGTTTGCCCTTTATCTGCCGCTTTTTTTCTGGATCGCCAAGATGGCGGTTGAGAGGAAAGTCGGTTGGGTCCGAACCCCTCTCGATCTGCCGCTGCTCCTCTACACCCTCTTGGTCCTCTTTTCTCTAACCTATTCGATCGATCGAGAAAATACGTTGGCCGGCATTCGCGGCGGCTACCTGAAGTTTGTGATTGTCTATCTGGTGGTGCTCCACCATTTCCGGACGGTGGAGAAGCTCAAGCGGCTGGCGACGGCGTTTGCCCTCTCCTTTCTCTGGATCGTCGTCGCCGGGCTCTATAACTATCAGGTGGGAGAGCTCAATACGATCGGCGGGTTGGCGGCCCTCGGGAACCGCCACCACAATGTCGTCGGCATGATCCTGGGGGGGACCTTTCCGTTTCTCCTCCTGATCTACCGGCGCGATGGCCCGCTGCTCGGGAGGGTGTTGTCGACCGGCCTGATTCTGGTCGGCCTCTTCGCCGTTTTCATGACCCTCTCCCGTGGGACGTGGGTGGGGGTGCTCGTGACCGTGCTTATCTGGGGGATCTATCAAAACTGGAAGGGGGTGTTGGCCCTCTCGGTCCTGTTTCTTCTCTCCGTCTTTTCTTACGGTCCCCACTTGGTGACACAGCGTGCGGAGCGGCTGGAGAGCCAGATCGGAACGGCCAGCGGCCGAACCCCTATCTGGGATATCGCGGTTGATTTGATTCAAGCGCGGCCGCTCTTCGGCTATGGGTATGGCCCGGGGATCTTTACGGAGCTTTATGAGAAAGAGCGGCTCTCCCACGCCGCGCCGGAGCCAAAGGTGCCGCATGAGCACAATCTTTTCATCTCCCTCTTGATCCAAAATGGAATCGTCGGGCTGGTCCTCTATCTCTGGATTTTCTTCGGCGTGGTGGTTTTGACGTTTCGGACGGCCCACCGTTTGGAGGCCGGACCGGAGCGGGAGCTATTGATCCTCCTCGGAAGCGGGATGATCGGCGAGTATCTGGTGCATGCGCTGCTGGAGAGAAACAACGTCGGTTTCTGGGCGATTCCCTTCTGGGCGATGACCGCGATGGCCTTGGTGATCTACTCTCGGAGAGAGGTGAGGGACCTCTCTTTCTCGCGCGAGGCGGTTGCGCAACCGGTGAAGTAA
- a CDS encoding class I SAM-dependent methyltransferase — MPEKRGFKDYFSDQAEGYAVFRPRYPEILFESLAESAPRREQAWDCATGSGQAALGLARHFDRVIATDASPEQIQNAIPDRRVEYRVAAAEKSGLADGSVDLITVAQALHWFDIPAFFMEATRVLVPGGLLAVWCYQLFTIDPAIDRLIHLFYSETLGPYWPPERKMVEEGYQTISFPFIEQKTPPFFIESSITLDPLGGYLRTWSATRRYLAAEGRDPVTDLLVSLATVWGDPLRPRRMKSPLRLRVGRKEGRG; from the coding sequence ATGCCAGAGAAGCGAGGCTTTAAAGATTACTTTTCCGATCAGGCCGAGGGCTATGCCGTCTTCCGACCCCGCTATCCGGAAATCTTGTTCGAATCGCTCGCCGAATCGGCTCCCCGACGGGAGCAGGCGTGGGATTGCGCAACGGGAAGCGGACAGGCGGCGCTCGGATTGGCGAGGCATTTTGACCGTGTCATCGCCACCGATGCCAGCCCCGAGCAGATTCAGAATGCGATCCCCGATCGACGGGTGGAATACCGGGTCGCTGCCGCCGAAAAGAGCGGATTAGCGGATGGGTCGGTCGATCTGATCACTGTCGCGCAAGCCTTGCATTGGTTTGACATCCCCGCTTTTTTTATGGAGGCGACGCGGGTCTTGGTTCCCGGCGGTCTCCTCGCGGTCTGGTGTTATCAGCTCTTCACGATCGATCCGGCGATTGACCGGCTCATCCATCTTTTTTATAGCGAAACATTGGGGCCGTATTGGCCGCCGGAGCGGAAGATGGTGGAAGAAGGGTATCAGACGATCTCTTTTCCATTTATCGAACAAAAAACGCCCCCGTTCTTCATCGAGTCCTCCATCACCCTTGACCCGCTCGGCGGTTATCTCAGAACCTGGTCGGCAACGCGACGCTACCTCGCTGCGGAGGGCCGCGATCCGGTGACCGACCTTCTCGTTTCTCTTGCGACGGTGTGGGGCGATCCTCTCCGCCCCCGCCGGATGAAGTCGCCGCTGCGTCTACGGGTGGGGCGCAAAGAGGGACGCGGATGA